Genomic segment of Eleutherodactylus coqui strain aEleCoq1 chromosome 1, aEleCoq1.hap1, whole genome shotgun sequence:
TGTGGAACCAACACAGAAAATCCACCCCATCCAAATACAGTCCAACACCTTGGTTTTTATCTTACGTATCATTGCAGTTGTTGACCCTATTGCTTTATTTTTGATGATACATAAAAGTTAATGTAGGATTTAAATGATGGATTATGCAGAAAAGCGATTCCATCAGTATTTCAGCTTAAAACAGATCTCTTGTATTTGCCTTGATACATGAGCACCCAATCCGTACTTCACAtgtatgtaaaaataataaaacttatcCCAGTACACAGTTATCGAGTGAAAGGTTCTGGCGATCAATGGCTTTTAGAGTGCAGAATGGAGTGCGATGCGCTTCTACATTGTACGCCGCGAAGGACTCACCACATGAAGGTTGCAATCAGCAGCCCAACACCCACGCAGTCAATAAACACGATCCACAGAAGAAGCTTCACGGTCTCCACAAACCCCATGCTCAAGACAAAGCCAAACATTAGAGTGGACACTGCAAGGAGAATATAGAGAGACTTACACAAGACAAATAGTAGGAAATACAGTAAATATTCATCCGCATGTTACTTGTTTCTTTCCTGTAGTTTGAATAAACATGTGGCTGATGAAAATGAGCTGCTGGGGatcacctgattggtgcacatcTTACCTCCTCATCAGGCAtcacacaaaacaagccctcatagagctgcggcaatggaaaaataaaaaaagttatggggctttgaatgcagtgatgcaaaaaaggggttttattgtacaaaagagGAGAAACCTAAAAactaattatatattatatatagtcagTATTATCATAATCATACCAACATGCTGTaaaaatgtcatttatgctgcattatatacattgtaaaaaatttaaaaaggaaaaaaaaaaatatatatatataaattgtcgtgtccttaagctcaaaataggccatgtccttaaatgggttctgtaataaaaaaaaaaaacaaaaaaaaaaaacctctagacttacttattcctcccccgtctgtctacttaccagattttgacctcacccatcttctcctgtATAATCCGGGGAGGGGTCACcttacctccagctggctgattgcTCTCCTTCCTgttacgtacattggctggcagtcttcttcttgccaaccaatgtacgttatgtcacagcttacaggccagcagggggagtgccgatctgCCGCAGAGGCTGCTCATGCAAGCTGTCTCGGCAACAgattagaattccttcctaggcagtgaacgctacgtcacagggacctgaccttcactgatGTGGCAGGAAGAGAATgagaggaatgcagccttcataacaaatCAGCTGGCGTGTGGAGAGGTGACCCCAGGGCACTGGAGAAGATGTGGTAGGGAGACTAACGGGGAAGAAATAGGAGACtatagattttattattttttttaaatgccaaaaCCCCTTCAAGGgcaggcgagcgtatttgcagtaaatggagtcagtcaatgaaagtacacttATTTTCATTGACCTAGTCACACCAGTGTTTTTTTATATTGCGAATAgtacacgtgtaaaaaaaaaaaaaaccccaaaaaaacccaaaacacagaATGTTCAATTTTACCTCGTATTATGCATGATACAGCCTATTGTCCTCTATGGGcgtgtaataaatgctgtacatatgctattacattgcatatgtgcttCATTTATACACAGTGTCGCTAAgcgacaggcaggaaataaagaaaaaaaaaaccacacaagtCAGACTGCGCATAACAGTGCgtgtgagatacgctgccatGCGCAGTGATAAATCGCTAAGATATGCAGCAATACGTGGTGAAACGCTGCGTCTTCCGCACCCGCTTGTGTGAGCCGGCACCAAGGGGTTCATGGGGGTTTACACGAATCCAACGTACCACAGAGCCAGACACTGAGCAGCACCAGGAACGCGGGGTCGTCTCGCGCCCACTGGTCTTTGGTCTGTTTCCTGTACTGGAAGTTTCTGTAGACTTTCTGCGGTGAAGTAAAGAGATAAAGCATCTGCCAGAGCGCAAACTCAAAGTCCATGTGCCTGAAGTGGAGCAGCCGCCGCAGGTACTTGTAGCGCTTGGCTCCGGCCGTGTGGCGGGCGGCATCCCGAGAACTTAGTGTCCCATTGCCTTGTGTCCGAGAGTTCATGGATGTAGTAGGCAGCATCTTGGGAGCACGGGTTCACATACAGCCTGCAGGTAGAACAAGAGGGCCAGTATTACATGGGCAAACATATACAACATGTACATCCCCACCCCCTCTGTGCTACAGATACTGATATGCATATAGGGAAGAGGGAACAATGCCTCtggagcgccacctattggatggcagcattcctgcaagtcaatatgagactctttatacaggtctgtagagcaatgattggaaataggaaatcaagccagaatccatacacagacagctgtttcggggtgtttgcccctcatcggtgtgcagtaggatcctggcttggttgGTGAGAGGCCTATAATGTGATGTCAGGAGGAGTATCACTACAAGGACACAGATCTCCTTCTTATGGCCGAGGACCGTAGACTTCCCAATACAGCGGTTCTCCCTGTTCCTTCCGGAGGAGGGACGTGCGGGACCTGCAGTTGTTCCCCTCTACACCACAGCTTGGCCAGTAcggtcacatgagcagctctggccaatcagagagcaggcatagtgcactggtagtctaacactaccagtgcACTGTGGGGATTGGGTAGTCTGAAGAGTGTCGGCCaacttggatggccaaaaactggACTGGGAACAgattggagggacagcagagaactgCAGGtagtccccctccccctcctgcagGCCAGGAGTCTGCACCAATATTGGAGGGTCGCTCATCCTCAGTTAGTGACCGGGGATAGGATCATTTGCGGCTTCCTTCCAGCGACCAGTGGGGGGCTCAGTCCCCAACGGCCAGACCCTCTGAGTGTAACTATCAGCCAGCAATGCCTAACACAAATACAGACTACTACTGGCAGGTACAAAATCCTCTCTGGTGTCCGAGCATGGGGACTGTCCTGCACCAGCTCCTCCCTGCTGCTGCTATGGCAGAGCCTTCACTGGCGGTGATGTAACTGTGGCGCCCCCTAGCAGAGTCTGACGCCATGCCACAACTGCCGAGGGACTCCGTGCTCCACAACTCACCTGATGAGCTCCGCTTCCTGCAACACAGCCCAAAACACGTAGTGCCCCGTGACGCCATGAGGAAGCGGAAGCGTGGCGCATGAGCTTCCTTGTGCGAGAGCTCACGGGAAATGTAGTTCTCCCTTTCTCGTTGCGCACAGTTATGACGTCATGTAACGCGCTAGACTGCGATAGAACGCCTCGCATTGCATTTTGGGAGAAACATGGCGCTGCCCATAGAAAGGTGTCAGTAAAGTGTCAGATGTAGCTGCATACCGAGCCGGCAGCCATGCCTAAATATTATGAGGGTAAAGAGGAGGACACCCGTCCTTGTGCTGGGGTGAGGGAGGATCTGAAGACCTGCCTGCTGGAGAGCGCCTGTGTGCTGGTACGTCCATAGACATAC
This window contains:
- the UNC50 gene encoding protein unc-50 homolog, with protein sequence MLPTTSMNSRTQGNGTLSSRDAARHTAGAKRYKYLRRLLHFRHMDFEFALWQMLYLFTSPQKVYRNFQYRKQTKDQWARDDPAFLVLLSVWLCVSTLMFGFVLSMGFVETVKLLLWIVFIDCVGVGLLIATFMWFISNKYLVKHQGRDYDVEWGYAFDVHLNAFYPLLVILHFIQLFFIKYVVLSDWFIGYFVGNTFWLIAIGYYIYITFLGYSALPFLKNTVVLLYPFAALILLYVLSLALGWNFTAMLYAFYKYRVN